Proteins encoded in a region of the Gemmatimonadota bacterium genome:
- a CDS encoding peptidylprolyl isomerase, with product MANPMVTFETNHGTFTAEMFEDVAPKTAGNFLKLARKGYYDGIIFHRVISGFMIQGGDPTGTGTGGPGYNIPDEFAPGLAHTHTGILSMANSGADTGGSQFFITLAATPWLDGKHAIFGKVTTGLDIVEAIGVVDTNPGDRPREDVVMEKVTVNNGAPAEEA from the coding sequence ATGGCCAACCCCATGGTCACGTTTGAGACGAACCACGGAACGTTCACAGCGGAGATGTTCGAGGATGTCGCGCCCAAGACGGCCGGCAACTTCCTCAAGCTCGCGCGAAAAGGCTACTACGACGGCATCATCTTCCACCGCGTGATCAGCGGATTCATGATCCAGGGCGGCGACCCGACGGGGACCGGCACCGGTGGTCCGGGCTACAATATTCCCGATGAGTTCGCTCCAGGGCTCGCCCACACCCACACGGGAATCCTCTCGATGGCGAACTCTGGCGCCGACACCGGCGGCTCCCAGTTCTTCATCACTCTGGCCGCGACCCCGTGGCTAGACGGCAAGCACGCGATCTTCGGAAAAGTGACGACCGGACTCGACATCGTGGAAGCGATCGGCGTCGTTGACACGAACCCCGGTGATCGGCCGCGCGAAGACGTCGTGATGGAGAAGGTGACGGTCAACAATGGTGCGCCTGCCGAGGAAGCCTAG